One stretch of Zhihengliuella flava DNA includes these proteins:
- a CDS encoding polyribonucleotide nucleotidyltransferase — protein MSELQFSEAVIDNGRFGTRTIRFETGRMAKQAAGSALVLIDEDTSMLSATTAGKHPREGFDFFPLTVDVEERMYAAGRIPGSFFRREGRPSTEAILACRLMDRPLRPAFVKGLRNEVQVVVTVLSINPDDLYDVVAINASSMSTQLSGLPFSGPIGGVRVALVDDGAGQPQWVAFPKHSQLEDAVFSMVVAGRQTEDDIAIMMVEAEATDNAWNLIKERGATAPTEEIVAEGLEAAKPFIKVLCEAQADLASRAAKETVEFPLFKDFEDDVYAAVESEATSKLTEIFSIADKQDRDNAASAYRDDVVEALAGEGQKLEGRGGEVAKAFGAVTKHVVRQRILTEQLRIDGRGLTDIRQLTAEVEVLPRVHGSAIFERGETQIMGVTTLNMLKMEQQIDSLSPVKSKRYMHNYNFPPYSTGETGRVGSPKRREIGHGALAERALVPVLPSREEFPYAIRQVSEALGSNGSTSMGSVCASTLSMLNAGVPLKAPVAGIAMGLVSDQVDGETRYAALTDILGAEDAMGDMDFKVAGTSEFVTAIQLDTKLDGIPASVLAAALKQAREARLHILDVLNAAIDAPDEMSEYAPRIISVKIPVDKIGEVIGPKGKMINQIQEDTGADISIEDDGTVLIGATDGESAEAARSAINAIANPQVPEVGERYLGTVVKLTTFGAFVSLMPGKDGLLHISELRKLAGGKRVDNVEDVVSVGQKLQVELTKVDDRGKLSLTPVVAEDESSESSE, from the coding sequence TTGTCTGAACTTCAATTCTCCGAAGCGGTCATTGATAACGGCCGCTTTGGTACCCGCACCATTCGATTCGAGACCGGCCGTATGGCCAAGCAGGCAGCCGGCTCGGCCCTCGTACTCATCGACGAGGACACCTCGATGCTCTCGGCCACCACGGCCGGCAAGCACCCGCGCGAGGGATTCGACTTCTTCCCGCTGACCGTGGACGTCGAGGAGCGCATGTACGCTGCCGGCCGCATCCCGGGCAGCTTCTTCCGCCGCGAAGGCCGCCCCTCCACGGAGGCCATCCTGGCGTGTCGCCTCATGGACCGCCCGCTGCGCCCGGCCTTTGTCAAGGGCCTGCGCAACGAGGTCCAGGTGGTCGTCACCGTGCTGTCCATCAACCCGGATGACCTGTACGACGTCGTGGCCATCAACGCCTCGTCCATGTCCACCCAGCTCTCCGGCCTGCCCTTCTCCGGCCCGATCGGTGGCGTGCGCGTCGCGCTCGTGGACGACGGTGCCGGCCAGCCGCAGTGGGTCGCGTTCCCCAAGCACAGCCAGCTCGAGGACGCGGTGTTCTCCATGGTCGTCGCCGGTCGCCAGACCGAGGACGACATCGCCATCATGATGGTCGAGGCCGAGGCCACCGACAACGCGTGGAACCTCATCAAGGAGCGCGGCGCGACCGCGCCGACCGAGGAGATCGTCGCCGAGGGTCTCGAGGCCGCCAAGCCGTTCATCAAGGTCCTCTGCGAGGCGCAGGCCGATTTGGCCTCCCGTGCCGCCAAGGAGACGGTGGAGTTCCCGCTCTTCAAGGACTTCGAGGACGACGTGTACGCCGCCGTCGAGTCCGAGGCGACCTCCAAGCTGACCGAGATTTTCTCCATCGCCGACAAGCAGGATCGCGACAACGCCGCGAGTGCCTACCGTGACGACGTCGTGGAAGCACTGGCCGGCGAGGGCCAGAAGCTCGAGGGCCGTGGCGGCGAGGTCGCCAAGGCGTTCGGCGCCGTGACCAAGCACGTCGTCCGTCAGCGCATCCTCACGGAGCAGCTGCGCATCGACGGCCGTGGCCTGACGGACATCCGTCAGCTCACCGCCGAGGTGGAGGTCCTGCCGCGCGTGCACGGCTCCGCCATCTTCGAGCGCGGCGAGACGCAGATCATGGGCGTCACCACGCTGAACATGCTCAAGATGGAGCAGCAGATCGACTCGCTGTCCCCGGTGAAGTCGAAGCGCTACATGCACAACTACAACTTCCCGCCCTACTCCACGGGCGAGACCGGCCGCGTCGGTTCGCCGAAGCGTCGCGAGATCGGCCACGGCGCCCTGGCCGAGCGCGCGCTCGTGCCCGTCCTGCCCAGCCGCGAGGAGTTCCCGTACGCGATCCGTCAGGTCTCCGAGGCCCTGGGCTCCAACGGCTCGACGTCGATGGGCTCCGTCTGCGCCTCGACGTTGTCGATGCTCAACGCTGGTGTTCCGCTGAAGGCGCCCGTGGCCGGCATTGCGATGGGCTTGGTGTCCGACCAGGTCGACGGCGAGACCCGCTACGCGGCGCTGACCGACATCCTGGGGGCCGAAGATGCCATGGGTGACATGGACTTCAAGGTTGCCGGTACGTCCGAGTTCGTCACGGCCATCCAGCTGGATACCAAGCTCGACGGGATCCCGGCGTCCGTTTTGGCCGCAGCGCTGAAGCAGGCCCGCGAGGCCCGCCTGCACATCCTGGATGTTCTCAACGCCGCGATTGATGCCCCGGATGAGATGAGCGAGTACGCCCCGCGCATCATCTCGGTGAAGATCCCGGTGGACAAGATCGGCGAGGTCATCGGCCCGAAGGGCAAGATGATCAACCAGATTCAGGAAGATACCGGAGCGGATATCTCCATCGAGGACGATGGCACCGTGCTGATTGGCGCCACCGATGGCGAGTCCGCCGAGGCCGCGCGTTCGGCGATCAACGCGATCGCCAACCCGCAGGTCCCCGAGGTGGGGGAGCGCTACCTTGGCACCGTGGTCAAGCTGACCACGTTCGGCGCGTTCGTCTCGCTCATGCCGGGCAAGGACGGCCTGCTCCACATCTCGGAGCTGCGCAAGCTGGCTGGCGGCAAGCGCGTGGACAACGTCGAAGACGTCGTCTCCGTGGGCCAGAAGCTGCAGGTTGAGCTGACCAAGGTCGACGACCGCGGCAAGCTTTCCCTGACCCCGGTGGTCGCGGAGGACGAGTCCTCCGAGTCCTCCGAGTAA
- the rpsO gene encoding 30S ribosomal protein S15 codes for MALDAAVKTQIINEYATHEGDTGSPEVQIAVMTRRISDLTEHLKEHKHDHHTRRGLMALVGRRRRMLTYLKRVDITRYRSLIERLGLRK; via the coding sequence GTGGCTCTTGACGCCGCTGTGAAGACGCAGATCATCAACGAATACGCTACCCACGAGGGCGACACCGGTTCGCCTGAGGTGCAGATCGCTGTGATGACCCGCCGGATCTCGGACCTGACCGAGCACCTCAAGGAGCACAAGCACGATCACCACACCCGCCGCGGCCTGATGGCCCTGGTTGGTCGCCGTCGTCGCATGCTGACCTACCTGAAGCGCGTGGATATCACGCGCTACCGCTCGCTCATCGAGCGCCTCGGCCTGCGTAAGTAA
- a CDS encoding class I SAM-dependent methyltransferase, translated as MTTHRPRPNLPSKAPKARREHGGAFAVGGEQYDAVRPGYPAAAVDFLLGASGSPAAARGLRVVETGAGTGLLTKDLVSRGAHVSAVDPSADMLDALRRKLPAVPAVQATAEATGLPAASCDVVLCAQAWHWVDPVAATAEARRLLRPAANRGAAALGLVWNQLDVTVPWVHRLARIMHAGDVHRPEFEPVKGEGFGPWSRHEEHWGQEVTPEFLIELARSRAYYLRAAESTRATVEKNLRWYLYEHLEYDAGAGLTLPYFTHAWRAELTGRGASA; from the coding sequence ATGACCACGCACCGGCCGCGGCCCAACCTGCCCTCGAAGGCGCCCAAGGCCCGCCGCGAGCACGGCGGCGCGTTTGCGGTGGGCGGGGAACAGTACGACGCCGTCCGTCCTGGTTATCCCGCGGCCGCCGTGGACTTTCTGCTCGGAGCCTCCGGTTCACCCGCCGCAGCACGGGGTCTTCGGGTGGTCGAGACCGGCGCCGGTACCGGCTTGCTGACCAAGGACCTCGTCTCGCGCGGGGCCCACGTGAGTGCCGTTGACCCCTCGGCTGACATGCTCGACGCGTTGCGGCGAAAGCTTCCGGCGGTGCCCGCGGTCCAGGCCACCGCAGAGGCGACCGGGCTGCCTGCGGCGAGCTGCGACGTCGTCCTCTGCGCCCAAGCGTGGCACTGGGTGGACCCGGTGGCGGCCACGGCCGAGGCCCGCCGTCTGCTGCGGCCCGCGGCCAACCGGGGCGCGGCTGCCCTCGGATTAGTGTGGAATCAGCTGGACGTGACCGTGCCGTGGGTGCATCGATTGGCCCGCATCATGCACGCCGGGGACGTGCATCGGCCGGAGTTCGAACCGGTCAAGGGGGAGGGATTCGGCCCGTGGAGTCGGCACGAAGAGCACTGGGGGCAGGAGGTCACGCCCGAGTTCCTCATCGAACTCGCCCGGTCCCGGGCTTACTACCTGCGTGCCGCGGAGTCCACCCGCGCCACGGTGGAGAAAAACTTGCGTTGGTACCTTTATGAGCACTTGGAGTACGACGCCGGAGCCGGGCTGACGCTCCCGTATTTCACGCACGCGTGGCGGGCCGAGCTCACTGGGCGCGGGGCATCGGCGTGA
- a CDS encoding bifunctional riboflavin kinase/FAD synthetase gives MQHFSGLDAVPAEFGPAVVTIGNFDGVHRGHIAVLAQLVAEARSRNARAVVVTFDPHPRRVHRPDVELELITGAEDRAALIAASGVDALVTIHYTLDFAQQSPDEFVRSVIVERLGACAVVIGHDVRFGRGNAGDFDTMTELGAQHGFEVIGIDDAGHDRRWSSTWIREALAGGDVDTAAEILGRPHRMRGEVVHGAARGRELGFPTANLSADATGVIPADGVYAGWLLDHGGTRWPAAISVGSNPTFDGVSRQVESHVIDRPEESVEDFDLYGQDVLVEFIARLRPMVAYHGVEALIEQMNDDVDRARAVLAQDTANT, from the coding sequence GCCGTCCCGGCGGAGTTTGGTCCTGCCGTGGTGACGATCGGAAATTTCGACGGCGTCCACCGCGGCCATATCGCCGTGCTCGCCCAGCTCGTCGCCGAAGCGCGCAGCAGGAACGCCCGCGCGGTGGTGGTGACCTTTGACCCTCACCCGCGCCGCGTGCATCGACCGGACGTTGAGCTGGAACTGATTACTGGGGCCGAGGACCGGGCCGCGTTGATCGCTGCGTCGGGCGTTGATGCGCTGGTCACGATCCACTACACACTCGACTTCGCGCAGCAGAGCCCGGACGAGTTTGTCCGCTCCGTGATCGTCGAGCGGCTTGGCGCGTGCGCCGTGGTCATCGGTCACGACGTGCGCTTCGGGCGCGGCAACGCCGGAGACTTTGACACCATGACGGAGCTTGGCGCCCAGCACGGGTTTGAGGTGATCGGGATCGACGACGCCGGGCATGACCGCCGGTGGTCTTCAACGTGGATTCGCGAGGCCCTCGCCGGAGGAGATGTCGACACCGCGGCGGAGATCTTGGGCCGGCCGCACCGCATGCGCGGCGAGGTGGTCCACGGGGCCGCCCGCGGCCGTGAACTGGGGTTCCCGACGGCGAACCTCTCCGCTGACGCGACGGGTGTGATCCCGGCCGATGGCGTCTACGCGGGATGGCTTCTCGATCACGGCGGAACGCGCTGGCCCGCCGCCATTTCCGTGGGTTCTAATCCGACGTTCGACGGCGTCTCCCGTCAGGTCGAGTCCCACGTGATCGACCGTCCCGAGGAATCAGTGGAAGATTTCGATCTCTACGGGCAGGACGTCCTCGTTGAATTCATCGCGCGCCTGCGCCCCATGGTTGCTTACCACGGGGTGGAAGCACTGATCGAGCAGATGAATGACGACGTGGACCGTGCCCGGGCCGTGCTCGCGCAGGACACGGCGAACACCTGA